The genome window ACAAGGTCGTGATGGTAAGATAGTAAACAGAAATACATATGGGCCTAATGATCCTTGCCCACCGAAAGATAAGAAATAAATATTGCTTTGAGAAATAATATTTAAAGTTGTATAATTCTTAAATAGTAGTATAAAATTTAAAAGTCTAAGTCTAGATTGGAAAAATAAGAAAAGTATAATTTTATATAGAAAAAAAGGATCGCATGAACTTAAGGAAAATGCCATTATTAGAACAAAAACCAGACTCAAGTGCACTTCAGATTGATTTTGGTAGTATTCTGATTAATACGAAAAATGGTTCTGTTAAAGAGATGTTTGCGGAACATGTTGCTAACGGTCTCCCTCACGACATCGTAGGTGCAAGTTTTGAGAAGTCGCTTGAGTATTTTGAAAGAAAAAATACCGGGCAGTACTATACCCCTAAAGAGATAGTCGAATATATTCTTTCGCAACTGGATATAAACGAGGATTCTAAAATATTAGACCCTTCCTGTGGTTGTGGATCCTTTATAATGGAAACATTTGAGTTATTGAAAAAGAAGTATGGAATGCAGTCTATTAAGAATATTTATGGTGTTGATTTAAACGATAATGCAGCAAATGTGACTCGCCTTTGTTTGTTCCGTAATGTCGAATTTAATAAGAGATATATTGATACAATAAAAGGCAATATTAAAACAGGTAATAGCATCGTTTCAAACCCGCTGATAGACAAGAATGCTTTCAATTGGGGATTGGAGTACAGAGAAGTCCTTGAATCTGGTGGCTTTGATGTAATTATCGGGAATCCCCCTTATGTTACTTTAAGTCAATCATCAGCATTTGATCCTGAAGAATCGTTTTACTCAAGCATAATCAATGGGCCTGTGAATGCTGCTACACTGATGATTTGCCGGTCCCTAGATCTTCTTAAACAGGGTGGTATATTGGCATTCTTACTGCCAAAATCTATTTTATATGTGAACTCATATTCAAAATTCAGGGAATATATATCGGACAATACTGAAATACAGCAAATTTATGATTTAGGTCCAAGATTTGAAGATGTTCGTGGAGAACAGTTTATTCTCATACTTAAAAAGAGCAAGCCGTCTATCATAAATAAGGTAAAAATTAGTGTTTTTGAAGCAAAGCTGAATGGTTTAAATAACCAGCCAACAGCTTATGTCGAGCAAAATGAATTGAAGCACTCTGGCAGATTTTTAACGTTTGAAAATAAAGAATATTATTCTTTAGTAAGTAAACTGGCAAAAATTGGAGTTTCATTAGAGACTTATACGGATGGCAAGATATTTCGTGGTCTGCCAATAGGCGGGAACCATACTACAGTCCTTAATAAACCTAATTCCGAAAGAGTAATAAGAGGTAAAGATATTGCAAAATTCAGAATAAAGACCCTTCCTCTTATTGATAGCGCACAGCTTCAAAAACAAAGTGATAGTAAAATACGAGAAATTAAGAAAAAGAAAATTGTTTTACAAAATATATTTTCAGCAGAAGCTGGTATTATTTCATCGTATGATGCTAAAGGGTTATTAACCCTTGATACGGTAACCAATATTATCGTAAAATCTGATTTCGAAGGAAAATATATACTTGCGCTCCTTAATTCAAAGCTAATCAATTTTTATATTATGTACTATTTGTTCAATAAGTCAAGATTGACAATGCACGCAGATAAAGCTTATTTAGGGCTAATTCCAGTCATTAATGAACCTGATAAGCGCATAGTTAACTCCATGATATCTATAATTGATGATATTGTGAATGGTATCGGGACAGTTGACCCTAAAGAAAAACAAAGAGATTTAGATAAACTAGTATATAGACTTTATTCGTTAAATAAGGAAGAAATAATATTAATAGAGTCAGCTGTTAATAAAATAATGTCTAGGAAAAGTATATGGTAAATAATGATAAGCGTTATAATGAATTAACCGGGAAGGAATGGCTGCAATATTCCTTTAGTATTTGGAGAGATTTAAGAAAATCTGCCGAAGAAATTAAATTGAAGCATCCTGCGATGTTCCCTGAACAGCTCGCTTCCAGAGTAATAGACATTTATACTAAGAAAACAAACACTATTCTTGATCCTTTCATGGGAGCCGGAAGCACTGTATTGGCTTCGTATAAAAAAGGTAGAAAGGGTATAGGGATAGAGTTGTCAAAAGAATATATCAGTATCGCTAAAAGCAGGCTGAAAGAAACAAAAAAGAAATTAAAAGATATAGCTACTATTGAGCCCGCAATATTTCAAGATGATTCTAGAAATATGATGAAGCATCTCAAAAAAGAAAGTGTTGATTTATGCCTCACATCGCCACCTTACTGGGATATATTGCTGAGAAACAGAACGGCAGATAGACAAGATATAAGAAAATACAGCGATTCTGATGTGGATCTAGGAAATATCAATGACTATGTAAGATTTTTAAATGAATTGAAAAAGGTATTTTCATCAGTATATGAAGTGTTAAAGCCAAATGGCCATTGTGTAATTGTTTTAATGGACATAAGAAAGAAAGACAAATTTTACCCTTTTCATTCGGATATGGCAAAAATAATGGAAGAACTAGGTTTTGTTTATGAGGACCTTATTATCTGGGATAGACAACACGAATACAATAATATGAAACCATTAGGATACCCTTATGTATTCAGAGTCAATAAAGTTCATGAATATATTTTAATATTTAGAAAAAGGGTGGAATTAAATGGATAATGCACAATTGGCTTATTTGCTTGGCATGATAGCTGGAAAAGGAACTATAAGAAGAAATCCGAATGATACTGATGTTATCATTGAGATTCCTCATAAGAATATTATAAGCGAAGGGATGGATGCAGCTCTTTCAGTTAAAGCAAGTCTCATAGATATAAAGAATAATCTAGAACCTCTTATTGGTGCAACCTTGACTCCTAATCTAGAAAAAAATAAAACTACAATTAAATTCGTGAAAATAAACGAAGATTATCTAATTCGGGAAATTAATCGGCATTTTCAGAATTTTAACTCCTGTAAAGACTTCAGGATTCCTGAAGAAATATTTAATTCACCTAATGATATAAAAAAAGAATTTATGTTGGGGCTAGGAGATGTTACGGCGCATATAAGGAGTAGCAATGTTGCATTCAAAAGAAAAGATGCTCTTCATATCCATGGCTATAGGACATATATAGAGATTCCCGTCAACTGGTATATGGTGGTAGATATTGGCAATCTGCTTACTGATCTTAATGTTCCAATCCATAATATAGATTGGGCACATCCTAATATGAGAGATTCAAATTTGAAACAGTATAATAAAGGTAACAAAATGTTCTGGTATAAAGAACACCAGATAAAAATATTTGCCGATGAATATGAACAAATAGGTTTTAAAATAGATCATAAAATGAAAGCATTGAAGACTTTAGCGGATAAAAACAGGGAAGAGTATGATAAAGATTTAAAGGTTAAGATGAATGATACTGATTCTGATACGAGAAAAGAAAAATACAAAAATATGATTGGACACATTGACAGAATTCATCATAAGTATTATTGGGAAACCAGGGAAGTTAATAAGGAGCCGAAGCCGGTACATCCTATGGAATCAAGCGATAAGATCCCAGTCGAAATCAGAGGAAAACATTTTGATTCTTGGAAGGCTATTTCTGATGCTTTGGGTTATCGGAGAAAATAAGATGAGTAAACAAGAAGAACAGTTATATCCTGAAATTGAAGAATGGTTTAAAGGTTATCTTAAAGACAGATATCCTAAATATGAAATAATTACCACTTACAAGACATCTCGTATAACCCTGGATTCCTATTTAAAAACCCTTAAAATTGACTTGAATGTAGCCGTAGGACTGGCTATAAAAGTTGATATTGTTGCTGTTCTGAGGAAAGGCGAGGAAATAAAGTTAGCATTTGTAGAAGTAAAGGATGGCCCTCTTACACTTCCTGCTCTTGGCCAGTTGTGGGGTTATACTCAATTAATAAGTCCAGTTGAGTCGTTTTTGATTTCATCAAAATCATTAGGTAGACTTCCCCATCTTTTCAATATATTAAAAAGAGAAGACCTTTTGGTATATGGTTTAAAGAAGGAACGAATAATGAAAATTGCAAAATGGGATACGACAAAAAAGTCTATTGATTATTTTTCTCTAATACCAAAAAAATAGGCACTCTAGAATGAGCATTAAGCCGTGAGTATATTTAGATTTAAAAAGCCTTTGATAGAAGGTGTCGTTATGGATCGACCGAATCGTTTTGTAATGATGGTCGATGTAAATGGCCGAATAGAAAGATGTTTTTGTCCGTGCCCCACGAAAATTGGTAACCTAATATTCGAAAGCATCCCTTGTCTTCTGTCAAACAGTAATAGCTCTAACACTAAGTATACAGTAGAAGCTATATCCTTAAGTCCTGTAGATGTCACAAGGAAAAAATGGATAGGGATTAATCAAACAAAAATAAACAGTTACATTGAACATTTATTTCTTGCTGGAGAATTGAATAAAGTTGTGAAGAGAATAAAAAGTGTAAAGAGAGAATACGGTTTGAGTAACTCAAAAATAGATTTTCTTGTAAATACTTGTTTAGTAGAAGTAAAAACACCTTTAACTAATTTACCCTACAAATCTTATTTAAAATATCAACCCGACAAAGCATTTCATTCTTATCATAGAACTATAAAACACTATAACCTTCTTTCAAAACATATTGGAGAATTTTCTAGGGCAATCGTCTTGCATTGTTTTATGTATAATGCAGAAAAATATAGAGACTTGTTTAATAACATAACGAAAAAAAGGATGCGGAATATAGTTAAAAAAGCCATCTTCAATGGTGTAGAAAATTGGCAAGTTAATCTTAAAATAGGTCCCAAAGGCGTAAGTCTCATAGATTGTTATAAATTAAATAATATATGTAATGGAATATAGAAAAATAACGAAAATAGAGTTTCTTCGAACTCGGGATTATGGAATTAAATCCTGTAGGTCTGTAGGAGTTGATGTCACAAAACAATATGATTATTATTTCTGGTGGAATTATGTAGAATATTTTAGGACCTTAATAGATAAAACTAAAGTTGATAAACGAATATTAGACAGAGCCTTATGGCAGTATTCAAAAGAAAACCAGAAAAATAGCTACAGTCATGGTTTGAGGTCATAATTTTATGAAAGGTTTTCTAATTGTTGATGATGAAACAGCAATGTTTCAATTATACAAAGGTATTATCAGGAAGGAATTTGAGGCCGTAGTTTTTACTGCTGAAAATAGTGAAGAAGCAGAAGATATGATAGATAAAATAAGCCCTGCAATAGATGTTATAATATCGGATATAAACAGACCAGGAAAGAGTGGTTTGGATTTTGCTCGCGATATTCATAGAAAATATCCAAAGATCAAGATATTCCTTGTATCCGGGAACCTGGCAGATGGCAGAAAGGAAAAGGCAGAAAAACTAATTAAGGCTGGTGTAATAAAAGGATTATTACAAAAACCTTTTGAAGTATCTAATTTTAGAAGTATGGTAAAATCATTTACTAAATAGTGGGAGTTCTATATATCCCCTTGTTTATACTCGATATTAATATTAAGTTTGCGTCAATTTATACATTATGACTAATAAGGAGAAACGAATTGTTACCAGATTTTCTTAAAATTAAAACTAAATTTACTGATGTTATGAATAAGTTTATGAAAACCCTGATAAATCAAGAGCCATTATTAAAGGGTGTTTCTAAAGCTAGACATTTTGAAGGAGATATCATCTCGGGGGTTTCACAAGATGGGTATAAAGATGAATCAAAATATCAAGACTTCAAATCTGAATTTAAAATAGATAAGGATGATTTAATAAAAAAAGGACCGAGATTGTTTATTGAAAATTGTGAAATTGTTGCTAAAGAGATGAGAGAAGCAGCTGCTAAGGCTATGATAGATAAAATAAATCAGGTCACTGAAGAGACTGGGAACATCGTAGATGGAAAAGGTAAGAGATTTAGCTTTGAGTTATTTATGGAAATGTTAGATAAATATCCTATGGAATTTGATGAAAATAAAAACCCAATTATGCCAACAGTGATTGTTTCTCCAGCAATAGCATTAAGAGTGAAAGAAGAACTTCCTGTATGGGAAACTAACCCGGTGTACAAAAATCAATTAGATAATCTAATAGAAAGAAAAAGGAAAGACTGGAATGATAGAGAGAGCTATAGAAAACTGGTTGACTAATACTAATGAACGCAATTATCAAATTGCTTTCTGTCAGGTGCTAATGAATAAAGGCGAAAAGATAATTTATGTTTGCTCTCATGGACCAGCGGAGCAAGGCAAGGATATAATTAGTATTGATAAAGAAGGTAATAGTAAAGCTTATCAGCTAAAGACGGGTGATATTAACTTAGCTGAGTGGAGAAAAATTAGAGGCGAAATCCAAGATTTAATAGAACTATCTATAAGACACCCCTCTGTAGATAAAACTAAAATGCATAAATCAGTATTAGTTGCAAATGGAGATATAACTGCCGATGTTAGAGCCTATATAGATCAGTTAAATGATGACAATGTCAGAATGAATCGTAATTTTTCACCTTTGTCTATTGTTTGTAAAGATACGCTTTTAAAAGAGTTCATAGATGCTCATGGTAGATTTATGCCAGTAGAATTAAAAGATATGCAAATGTTCTTGGAGATATATTTGCATAATGGTAAAGATTTTTTTCCTAAAGAAAAATATATAAATCTAGTAAATAATATGCTTTTTTCAAAAACATACAAACAAAAATCTGATTACTTTAACATAATATCTAGTAGTGTTATTATAACTTCTTATATTTTAAAGTCTTTTCAAGAGCAAAATAACTACTACGCCATGTTCGAAGCATGGGTATTGCTTGCAGGTAATATATTAAGATATGTGAAAAGAAACAATATTGACAAAGAATTATATTTGGAAACATATGATTTGATAAAAGAAGAGGTTGAAAAGAACATTCAGCTTTTAGAAGAAGAAATTATTGCTAAAAAGGTATTTTTAGAAGGAAATCCAATGGGGGATGGTTGGTGGGTATATAAAGCGAGAGCAACTATTGTATTGGGAACTATATCTGCTTTTGAAGTAAAAAACATAGAAAAAAATAAAGAATATAGAGTCCGACAGCAATTCGTTGATTTGGTTAAAGAGAATGTAAGTAATAAAGTTGTGTTTTATTGGGGCGAAAGTGCCTTTCCGTATTTTCTTAATATAATTAATTTCCTTGAAGCCATTCAAGAAAAAGAATTAGCATTAAATCTTCTTATTGCATTGTTTAGCGATACATTAAAAATGAAAGAGTTCGAATACAAAGGGTTCCCAATGCCTAATCCATATTATACTGCTGAAGAATTATTGGAAGCACTATTAGGTATTTCTTTTGATCAGTTAGGAGAAGAAACATTTGTAGGGTCATCATATGTGTTGAACTCATTAATAGAGATGCTTGCTAGAAGAAATCAAAGAAAAATTCTTGAAGAAAATTGGAAAAAAGTGTCATATATTCATTACGATGTGTTTGCTCCAAAGAAGTTTGAAGACATCTTTTTATGGAGAGCAGAGGAAGGAGAAAACCATTATGAATTTCCAAATATGACTCAAAGCTGGAAAGATCTTTACAAAGAAGCAAACAATTGCGAAAACGTGGATAATTTTTATAGAGAATATTCTGATTTAATTAGATATGCACTGATAACATATCCACATAGGATAAATAAATATGTTGTAAGATCGCTAGATATAGTGTCTTGCTTTGGAAAAAAGCTACATACAAATTTATAGAGTCAAAGAAAGCAGGAAAAGATACGATTAGAGCATCTCAAATCAATTGGTTAGAATCCGCACTTGAAGCCGGGTTTAGTATACGAGATTTTCTATTAGTGGAGTGGGATTTTAAAGATAATGGATAGCAAATTAAAACTTAATACAATAGTTTAAATTGTATTGTAAAATAAATCAATTATTTGAAATAAAACAGGATCGAAAAACGCTTTAGTAATATCTTTAATAGGAAATATAATGAAAAAAATAATTATCTTTATATTGGCAGCTCTTTTAATATATTTTATTATATTATCTTTTTATTTGAGAACAAGGCCGATAGAACAAAAACAAGATTCAAAAGAGATAGTGTCTTTATATAGGCCACATTTAGAAAATATTAATAGCATTCTTAAGCAGAAAGCTTTATTTGATAGTTGGAACAGATACTACGATCCCGCTTATTTTTTAGAATACTTTAAACAATATAATAGTATTCTTCAAAAACTTAAGAAAATAAATCCTAATATCTTTTCTGTATTGCCAAAAAGGTCATTTCCGCTACCATCAAAAACTACTGATTTTGATGGTAGAGGGTATCTAGTAAAAACAGATTTAGAAAAACTTTCGGAAGATATAAATCTAGCCATAGCATTAATAGATAATAATTATGGCATTAAAATATCAAACCAGGATGAAAAGAAAAAATTGTTCTATGAACAGTGGTGGTTCCAATTTCTTATTGCTCCTTTCATTGTAGGTATAATATTGATAATAATAGAAAGGATAATCAGAAAAAAATAAAAGTATTTGTTGGGTTGTAATTGTTTTGCAAAATTATACTAATTGGACCAATGTATGTATAAAAATCATCTTATTTATTCTTTTATTGATGGATCGTTTATGGATATTGCCGATAAAGATTATTTGGCGGCAAGAATATGTTATCGGTATGATTTACCCCAAGAGTTTTTATGGTTATCTTTACAAGCTATAGAAAAATATATCAAAGCAATATTGCTATATAACGAACAAGAAACAAAAAGTATCGGACATGATATATCTAAGGCTTATGATAAAATGAAATCTTTGAAGGAATTTAGTTTTGATATTCCTAAAGATGTAGAGTCATTTATTAGTTACTTAAATAGATATGGTTTAGATCGTTATTTTGAGAAGCCATATTTTTTATATGGAGAAGAATTATTGTCACTTGATAGAACTGTCTGGTTTATTAGGCGATATTGTGGTTTATTTAATTCTAAAATTAAAAAAATAGATGGAACAATGGTTGATGGTTTGTCTGCAAATTTAAAGAGAATTCAAAATCCTTATTATTTAAAACAACCAAATAAGTTTATTCATCATGGGTATTTAGGACATGTGTTAAATAACAAAAGATTAGAATTGAGGAAGCAACTCGTTTACAAAAATTTCTATTTTGGGACCTATAAAAGGAAGTTAATTAAAAATTACAAATTAAAGTCAGGTTCTGGCACACCAACTCATATTCATCATAAAGAAATATTTGATGAATTAAAAGCAAAAGTAAGGTTTTCAAAAGAAATAATAGATCATTTTAAGAATTAGCAAAACTTTATAATATATTGAAATATCAATCAATTGTTTGAAATAAAACAGGTTCTGATAGCGTCCCCTAGGGGACCCCAAACTAAACGTCGTACCGATTTTTTACCCAGTTTCTGACGATAATCGAGAGGTTCGAATCTCTCGATTATCGTTTTTACCCCTAAATTAAGATTTTTGATGATTTCAAACGGTTCTTTTAATTTTATCGTCAGTAAATTATCCATAAGGGAGAGGTACGAAGCTAAAAAGGATACTACATACCGTTTCTCTTCATCAGAGCCGCTTAAAAACCTGTTTTTTGCCTCTTTTGCCATATTAAAAACCTCAATAGATTTATCCAGCCAGCTTTTGGCGCTCTTTCCATCAGTTCTTATAAGCTCTTCTAATCGTATCTTTTCATTCATCAACTCGTCTTTCTTTTTTACATATTCTTCTTCAGTGATCTCTTTGTTAATTCTCATGTTCATCAGTGTATCTATTTTGGTGCTGCAGGCTGTAAAAGCCTTCCTATAGCCTTCCAATAACATTTCCTGGCTTTTAATATCTTCTGCATAGTCATTTTTGAGCTCTTCTATGGCCCAGTCATGGAAATCCTGGGGGATTTCTACGCTTTCAAGAACGGGTATAATTTGTTTTTCCAGTTCAGCAGCAAGTATGTATTTTTGTGAGCAGTTGGGATTTTTCATCTTTGTACAATGGTAGTATATATAACGATGAGTATTACCATTCTTTTGGCGTTTAATCCTGTTTTCTGCTGTTATCATACAACCGCACTCGCCGCAACGAATAAGCTGTGTAAATGGGAAATAATGCTTCTTTACCATAGGTTTAAAGCGGCCGCTGAGTATTTTCTGAGCCCTGTCATATTCAGTCCTTGTAATCATGGGTTCGTGCTTTCCTGTATAAAGTGTCCCGGCATAATAGAAATATCCGTAATAGAAAGGATTTCTGAATACTGCATCCAGGCGGGGCAAACAGATGACCTGATTTATGTCGTCGTTGACACAAGTACAATGCAATGCGAGAGAGTTAGTATCTGATGAAGTCTTATGTGACATTTTTAGGGACAAAATACTGTTTTTAGGGACATTCCGTTTTAGGGACATTTTTAGGGACAT of Candidatus Liberimonas magnetica contains these proteins:
- a CDS encoding N-6 DNA methylase, translated to MNLRKMPLLEQKPDSSALQIDFGSILINTKNGSVKEMFAEHVANGLPHDIVGASFEKSLEYFERKNTGQYYTPKEIVEYILSQLDINEDSKILDPSCGCGSFIMETFELLKKKYGMQSIKNIYGVDLNDNAANVTRLCLFRNVEFNKRYIDTIKGNIKTGNSIVSNPLIDKNAFNWGLEYREVLESGGFDVIIGNPPYVTLSQSSAFDPEESFYSSIINGPVNAATLMICRSLDLLKQGGILAFLLPKSILYVNSYSKFREYISDNTEIQQIYDLGPRFEDVRGEQFILILKKSKPSIINKVKISVFEAKLNGLNNQPTAYVEQNELKHSGRFLTFENKEYYSLVSKLAKIGVSLETYTDGKIFRGLPIGGNHTTVLNKPNSERVIRGKDIAKFRIKTLPLIDSAQLQKQSDSKIREIKKKKIVLQNIFSAEAGIISSYDAKGLLTLDTVTNIIVKSDFEGKYILALLNSKLINFYIMYYLFNKSRLTMHADKAYLGLIPVINEPDKRIVNSMISIIDDIVNGIGTVDPKEKQRDLDKLVYRLYSLNKEEIILIESAVNKIMSRKSIW
- a CDS encoding site-specific DNA-methyltransferase, translating into MVNNDKRYNELTGKEWLQYSFSIWRDLRKSAEEIKLKHPAMFPEQLASRVIDIYTKKTNTILDPFMGAGSTVLASYKKGRKGIGIELSKEYISIAKSRLKETKKKLKDIATIEPAIFQDDSRNMMKHLKKESVDLCLTSPPYWDILLRNRTADRQDIRKYSDSDVDLGNINDYVRFLNELKKVFSSVYEVLKPNGHCVIVLMDIRKKDKFYPFHSDMAKIMEELGFVYEDLIIWDRQHEYNNMKPLGYPYVFRVNKVHEYILIFRKRVELNG
- a CDS encoding zinc ribbon domain-containing protein, whose amino-acid sequence is MSLKMSLKRNVPKNSILSLKMSHKTSSDTNSLALHCTCVNDDINQVICLPRLDAVFRNPFYYGYFYYAGTLYTGKHEPMITRTEYDRAQKILSGRFKPMVKKHYFPFTQLIRCGECGCMITAENRIKRQKNGNTHRYIYYHCTKMKNPNCSQKYILAAELEKQIIPVLESVEIPQDFHDWAIEELKNDYAEDIKSQEMLLEGYRKAFTACSTKIDTLMNMRINKEITEEEYVKKKDELMNEKIRLEELIRTDGKSAKSWLDKSIEVFNMAKEAKNRFLSGSDEEKRYVVSFLASYLSLMDNLLTIKLKEPFEIIKNLNLGVKTIIERFEPLDYRQKLGKKSVRRLVWGPLGDAIRTCFISNN
- a CDS encoding HEPN domain-containing protein — protein: MDIADKDYLAARICYRYDLPQEFLWLSLQAIEKYIKAILLYNEQETKSIGHDISKAYDKMKSLKEFSFDIPKDVESFISYLNRYGLDRYFEKPYFLYGEELLSLDRTVWFIRRYCGLFNSKIKKIDGTMVDGLSANLKRIQNPYYLKQPNKFIHHGYLGHVLNNKRLELRKQLVYKNFYFGTYKRKLIKNYKLKSGSGTPTHIHHKEIFDELKAKVRFSKEIIDHFKN
- a CDS encoding DNA/RNA nuclease SfsA is translated as MDRPNRFVMMVDVNGRIERCFCPCPTKIGNLIFESIPCLLSNSNSSNTKYTVEAISLSPVDVTRKKWIGINQTKINSYIEHLFLAGELNKVVKRIKSVKREYGLSNSKIDFLVNTCLVEVKTPLTNLPYKSYLKYQPDKAFHSYHRTIKHYNLLSKHIGEFSRAIVLHCFMYNAEKYRDLFNNITKKRMRNIVKKAIFNGVENWQVNLKIGPKGVSLIDCYKLNNICNGI
- a CDS encoding response regulator, which produces MKGFLIVDDETAMFQLYKGIIRKEFEAVVFTAENSEEAEDMIDKISPAIDVIISDINRPGKSGLDFARDIHRKYPKIKIFLVSGNLADGRKEKAEKLIKAGVIKGLLQKPFEVSNFRSMVKSFTK